The DNA segment TCGATGCTGAATGTACCCAACGCGCTGCTGTGTGAAAAAGGCCCTGTATCCAAACCGGTGTTCAACCGTTCAGGCCGCGCATCGCCCTTTTCCAACCGGCATTCCCAGCGTCCCAAGCCCGCAGCGTGTTTCACGGCTTCGAAAAGATCGCTGGCGGTGGCCGCATCGGTAAATATGGCGTCGCCGGGCAGAACAAGTTGAGGCGTAAAGCCTTCCGCCGCGCCCTGCGCGCTTAATTTCTGATCGATCCACGCAAAGCACGCCAAGAGCCATTCAAACTCATCCCTATCAATCGGCAAAGACGGCCCAAACAGCCCCATGTTTCAATCTCAACGCAAATTTTGACGGGCCAATAGCGCCCCAATTCACCCCATGCCGGGAAGATTGAATCCTGCGGGGAGGCCCATACCGCCTTGCATCTCTTTCATTTGCTCTTCCGAAACACGATCCGATTTGTCCCGCGCATCGTTGAACGCCGCGGTCACAAGGTCTTCGACCATATGCTTTTCATCGGGCTTCATCAGGCTGTCATCAATGCTGACACCAAGGATTCGACCCTTTGCTGTGGCACGCACTTTGACCAGACCGCCGCCGGCTGTTCCTTCGACTTCGATCGAATCCAGCTTCACCTGCATATCGTTCATTTGGTTTTGGATCGTCTCAGCGGCTTGCTGTGCCGCTTGCATCATTTCTTCCATGCTTTTCATGTCGGGGGTGTCCTTTAATTCAATTCTATTGAGGTCAATTCCATTTGCCGCCAGCGGCTGCGCGCGCGACATTCTTTTGCGGTTCGACCAATTCGGCATCATGGAATGCTTCGAATGCGGCCTTTACCATCGGGTTGGATCGAATCCGTTCTTCGGCGGCCTTTGCTTCGGCGTCGCTGGCTTCGCGAAGGGATGGTTGCGCATCCCCCGAACCGCGTTCCACCAACCACCGTTTGCCGGTCAATTTAAAAAGAGCGTCGCGAATATCAGGGATAGGATCATCACTGTAGTCGTCGGCCTGTTCAAAGATCAGCCGTTCTGAACTCAATTCGATCACCCGCACGCGATCGCGCATCATCTGGGCGACGCGCAATTGTCCGGCGTTGTCGACCCGGTCGACGAGCTCAACCCAGTCTACCGCAGCGCCCGATGAAGCAGCACCAGAGCTTTGTCCCGTCTGGGTTTCGGCCGCTGGTCCGGCACCATCCATGCTGGGCGCTGGTCCGGCCTGTGCCAATTCTTCAATCCGCTTTGCCAGTTTACCGGGATCCGGCATGTCGGACGCGTGCAACACGCGCAAAAGCGCCATTTGCAGAGAGACTAGCGGATCGGGCGCCTGACGCACTTCGTCATGCCCCTTAAGCAGCAATTGCCACAAGCGGTGCAATTGAGGCGTGCTCAACTTGGACGCAAATTCAGCCAATGCCGCGCGCTCATCCTCGCTCGGCGCATCGGGTTCGCCGCCGGAAACTTGAGCGATTGTAATGCGATGAACCAGATCCATCAGAGCACGCATCAACGCGAGAGGTTCAACACCCAAAGCGTATTGCTCTTCAATCCCATCAAGCAAAGCCTTCGCATCGCCCGCCATCACCGCACCCAACAAACGCCGTTGTGCGCTTTTATCGGCCAGGCCCAGCATATCGCGCACACGTTCTGCCGATACGTTGCCGTCTGCATCCATATCGGCGTGGGCGATCGCCTGGTCCAAAATCGACAAGCCGTCGCGAACCGATCCCTCAGCCGATGCAGCGATAATGCGCAGCGCCTCTTCTTCCGCCTCAACCCCTTCTAAGGAGCACACTTTGCCGAAATGCTGTGCCAACATAGCGGCCGGTATGCGGCGCAGATCAAACCGTTGAGTTCGGCTCAAAACAGTGACCGGCAGTTTTTCAACTTCGGTCGTGGCGAATAGGAATTTCACATGCGCAGGCGGCTCTTCAAGAGTCTTTAGCAACGCATTGAAAGCGTTGCGGGAAAGCATGTGAACCTCATCGATGATGTAGATTTTGTAGCGCGCCGAAACCGCCGCATAGCGGACCTGTTCGATGATCTCACGCACATCGTCGACGCCGGTGTGCGACGCGGCATCCATTTCGATCACATCAATGTGACGCCCTTCGGCGATCGCTCGACATGGCTCGCATTGACCACAAGGATCAATCGTTGGACCGCCAGTTCCATCTGGTCCCACACAATTCAGCGCCTTTGCGATCAACCGCGCGGTCGATGTCTTGCCGACACCGCGGACGCCGGTCATCAAAAACGCATGCGCCAGCCGGTCCCGCTCGATCGCGTTGCCTAGCGTGCGGACCATCGGTTCTTGGCCGATCAATTCCGAAAAGGTTTGCGGGCGATATTTGCGCGCAAGGACGCGATAAGGCTGATTGACCTCCGGCGATTGTGCTGGAGCCCCACCAGTCATCGGTTCACCCCTCGATTCTGGCGATGGCTGCGCCGCCGGTTCGGCAGGTGGCGCATCGCCGAACATAGAATTTTGACCCGCCGCTTCGAGCTCGGCGGCCGACGGAGTGTTCTCCGCTTCGTCTTCGGGCAGATTTGGATCGGAATCAGTCACGCAATCAAGCTAGGCGCTTGCGCGCGCTTTGTCATCGCCGGGATTGCAGGAGAATTGGGGTAAATGCACAGGTGAAGAGCAATCTGCCCGACCAGCGCCCCAAAAAGCGCGGTGCATTCAAAAAAGGAGCCGAGCGACCCGCAGCAATTCACCTGGGCTGCTTCCTTCCGGACCTGACCCGGTGAGCGAACGCAAACGTCCACCCGACTCCCGGTGGGCCATATGGAGAGCCCGATCGCGAAAATCAACTCACTTGAAGTTATCGGCGTATGCCTGAAGCTTTAAAGTCTTCGCAGGGGTGGCATGCACGCGGGCCGAAATACCGTGTTTTTCAGCATACGCCTTGGCCGCGTCTTTGTCTGGAAAGGTCAACTTTACCTGTGCCTGCGTGTCGCCGCTGCCGGTCCATCCCATAAGCGGGTCGGGTCTACGCGCCTCGCTTTGTTCAAATTCCAGAACCCACGTATCGACCTTGGCCTTGCCCGATTGCATTGCGCTTTTGGGTTGCTGATAAATTCTTGCGGACATGTTTCTTGATTCCTCGATTGAGCGGGCCTAGGCCGCGTCGCGGTGGTTTGGTCCAACCCTCTGCGCAGCGCTGCGTTAGTCCAAAATCAGGTTCGATTGAAGGCGTTTTTGGTTTTTAGGCTCGGCTTTTCTGTCCATGGCTGTTCTGGCCAGCGATGCTTGGGGTAACGCCCCTTCATATCTTTGGCCACGTCAGCCCATGACCCACGCCAAAAACCCGGCAAATCGCGGGTCGATTGAATTGGGCGCCCCGCTGGGCTGGTGAGCTTTAGAAGAAGCGGGGTCGCCCCCTGCCCGCGCCCAACCATTGGATGTTCATCCAAACCAAAAAGCGCTTGGACGCGCACCTCCACACTGGGTGCATCGTCGCCGGAATAATCGATCCGGTGCTGTGTCTGGGCGGCGGAGGTGAACTGAATAGGTGCGGCAGCATCCAGCCATTGACGGGTTTCCCAATCGAGCAAAGACAACGCGGCATCGGACAATCGCCCTGGCCCCAATTCAAGATCACGCCGTCCTGCCAATAAGGGTTCCAACCAAATTGACGATTGCGCGCGCAAATTCTCTTCGGAAAGCTCGCCAATCTCGGCAAATGCGACACGCTCTAAGAAACCCGGCGGCATATATTCCCCCAAGTTATCCAGAAGATTCTCCACAAGGATACCCACATACAGATCGGGGTCAGGTTGTGGGTCGGGCCCGCTTTTCAACGTTATCGCCCCCAATCGCCTTTCTCGTCGCGCTTCAACTCGCTTTTTTTCGGGATTCCAACGCGCTGTGGATCGCTCTTGAAGTTGTTCTGCAAACAAGCGCTCCACTTGCGGGGCGGACAATTCGATGGCGGCGGTGATGCGGGCGCCCTTTGCCTGTCCCTGCGCATCACCGATCACAATCCATTCCGCCCGCGCCAAAGGAGACGCTGGATCCAGTTGAAACCCACGGCCGCCCGCGCTGATCCATTGCGCGCCTTGTGGATCGCGCCGCTTCGCCACAAAATCGGGCCGCGCCAACGCAAGACATTCTGCGGGTTCCAAGTCGTTTCCAATGGCATTGCCGCTAATGGCCAAAGACAAATTCGCCGCGCTTTGCGTCCAGCCCTTTGCGATCCGTGCTGCGCTCTTCGCCCGCCTAGACGGATCGCCGTGCCACCGTGATAGGCGCTGCGCCAAATCTTCACCGCGTCCACCCAATCCGCGCTCTTGAAGCAGCATAACCAGCCGGGCAGCATCTTCTCCGCATCCAGATCGCGCACCGTGAATAACAGCCGCGGCGTGCGTGGGCGCCATGGGCATAGAAGCCATCGCAACGCCCCATTCGGTGATCTGTCCATCCGGATTGAGCGCATTCAACGCCACCAAATTGCTGCGGGCCGCTTCGACCGATGCATTTGGCGGTGGATCGAGCCATCGCAACGCTTGAGGATCGGACTCGCCCCATTTCGCCAATTTGAGCAGCAATGCGGACAAATCCGCTGTCTCAATTTCAGGCGGTGCGAAATCGGGTCGCCCCAAATGGCCGCCTTCTTCCCATAACCGATAGGCGATGCCGGGCTCTTGTCGCGCCGCACGCCCCGCCCTCTGCGCCGCCGCCGCTTGGCTGGCCCGCTGTGTCACCAGATGCGTCGTGCCAGCGGCACGGTCATGTTCCGCAAAACGCGCCAAACCGCTGTCGACAACAACCGCAACACCATCGAGAGTGAGTGACGTCTCCGCAATCGCACTGGCCAAAACAATCCGTCGCCGGCCGCGATCATCGCGGCGAATCGCCGCACGCTGTCCCGCCGGATCGACTTGACCGTGAAGCGGCATAATCGGCGTGTCGGGCAATTTCGCTTCCAGCCTTTCTCGCGTCCGTTCGATCTCTCCAACACCGGGTAAGAACGCCAAAATGTCGCCCTTTTCATCGCGCCATGCGGCCATCACGGCGGCGGCAACTTGTTCTTCAACCCGTTGCGTAGGATTGGCGCCAAACCACTTGATCGTCAGGGGAAAACTGCGTCCCTCACTTTCAATAGTCGGCGCGTCATCACCCAGTAAATCGGCGAACCGACCTCCATCGATCGTGGCAGACATAACCAGAATGCGCAGGTCCTCGCGCAACACGTCGCGCGACTCCAATGCAAGAGCCAAACCCAGATCGCTGTCGAGGTGCCGTTCATGCGCTTCGTCAAAAAGGATTGCGGAAACGCCCGGCAATTCAGGGTCATCGATCAAGCGATTGACCAATATGGCCTCTGTCACGACCAGCACGCGGGTCTTTGCCGACGATTTGCTGTCGAGGCGGGTCATATAGCCGATGGTTTCGCCCGGCCGCTCACCCAACATCTCCGCCATTCGCTCCGCTGCGGCGCGCGCCGCAACTCTGCGCGGGGAAGTGAGAATAATCTGCCCTGTGCACCATGCCTCATTCAACAGGTCGGGCGCGACCGCCGTGGTTTTGCCCGCACCCGGCGGCGCAATTAGGACGGCGGAACCTCCAACCGCCCCCGCACGTGAAAGTGCATCCCGCAGAGCGGGCAGCACAGCGTAAATGGGAAGATCAGGGCTCACGCCCGATGCAGCAACGCGGTCAATATCCGCGCGCGACCGCGAACTGAGCCGCCTCTGTCATAGCCGCGCGAGCTTTGCCGTCGGGGAAGATTGAAATCGCATCGATTGCACGGTTCACAAAATGCCGCGCGCGATCACGCGTGTCTTCCAACGCGTTGTGCTTTTCGATCAAAGAAATGGCGTGAGCCAAATCTTCGTCTGAACTGCGATGCCCCAAAATCGCGTCTTTCCAAAACTTTCGCTCTGTTTCGTCGCCGCGCGCATGTGCCAAGATTACCGGCAAGGTCATTTTGCCCTCGCGAAAATCATCGCCTTGGTCTTTGCCCATTTCCGCAGCGTCGGAATCGTAGTCGATGGCATCATCGACCAATTGGAACGCCACGCCCAAATTGCGGCCAAAATCTTCTAGGGCGCGCTCTTGCTCTTCGCTGCATTCTGCCACGACGGCGCTGATTTGACTGGCCGCTGCGAACAGGGCAGCGGTCTTTGCTCCGATAATGTGCAGATAGCGCTCTTCGCTCGTTTCAATTTGGCGTTGCGCCGTCAATTGCGACACTTCGCCTTCGGCGATCACTGCGCTCGCATGGCTTAGGATTTTGAGGACCTTTAAGGAGCCGTCCTCTGTCATCAATTCAAACGCGCGGCTGAAGAGAAAATCGCCGACCAGAACGGTCGCTGGATTGCCGAAGATAATGTTGGCTGCCGCCTTGCCACGGCGCAGTTCGCTGCCATCCACGACATCATCGTGCAGCAATGTTGCCGTGTGAATGAATTCAACCGCCGCCGCCAATTTGTGATGGCGTGTTCCCTGATACCCGACCAATTCCGCACCAGCCAGCGTCAGCATCGGGCGAAGTCGTTTGCCGCCGCCCGAAATCAAATGGCCAGCTAAGCGCGGGATCAACGGAATTTCGCTCTGCATCCGGTCAAGGATAACAGCGTTCACCGAGTTCATCCCATTGGCTGTTAAAGCCAGCATAGGATCAAGGGTCGGCTGTTTACGAGGCAAGGGAACGACTTCTGCGGACATAGTTATGCGCAATAAGGGCAGGTTCGGATGCTTGGCAAGCGCTCAATTGCTGCTAATTTGTCGTCCTATGCCGCATGAAACGCAAAGCCAGTCATCATCCTCCGCCTCATCCGATGGCGAAGATCAAATGCTGGCGACATTCCGCAAAAGCATCGACAACATCGATGCCGCGATCATTCATATGCTCGCCGAACGATTCCGTATCACCCAAGCTGTTGGGGAATACAAAGCCAAGGTGACGTTGCCGCCCGCCGATCCAGAGCGAGAGAAACGCCAAATTGAGCGTCTGCGCGCCCTATCAGAGGCCGCCGATTTGGACCCGGAATTCAGTGAGAAATTCCTTCGCTTCATCATCGACGAAGTGATCCGGCACCATGAAAAGGCCCGCAGCAAATAATCGGATGGATCCGGCTGCGCGCCCAATTGCCGTTCACTCAGCTTAGGTCGATTGGTTTTAACGAAATTGCGTCAACGCGGTTGGTTTTGACCCGAAGGAACCGGCGGCGGTGGGGTAGGTGTATGGCCATCGCTCCCGCCGCCTGAATTACCACCCTCCAAAGGTGGCTGCCCCAGATCGGGCGGCCCATTGCCTGTTCCACCGGCGGTGCGATCCAAGATTGGCGGGGCGTTGGGAACGGGATTGGGTGGCAAATTCGCCTGCTGCGCGTTGAACTCCGCCACACGGCGATTGATTTCCGCCTGATCACGGATGAGTTCAAACCGGCGGCGCAATTCTCTACGATCCGAACGAGACAATTGAATCCGATTGCCATTTCGATCGTAGGCGAAATTGCCGCGACCGGGATACACGAGCCCTTCGATCCAGCATTGATCGCTTGCCGGTTGATCTGCGCAAGCCCCCGGACCGACTGGGCCGTTGGACAATGCCGGCGATGCGTAGGGATTGTGAAAGACGGTGCGTTCCCCGGCAAACCTTTGTTGGGTGGGTGCCATTGCGCAAGCCCCCAACAAAACCATGACCGATAATGAAAGCGCTGTTCTTACAATCATTGTGGTGCCTCCCTTTGAAATGCGTTGTTCCCAAAACAGCGTTGAACACCGGATGAATTCGCATATTCGCGCCGTGACAAGGGCACTAGGCTTCAGTCAATCATGCTCTAGGCAAACGCAATTCAACCAATAGGCCACCCAAATCTTCACTCTCACCCAGAGTGACGGAGCCACCGTAAATTTCGGCCACGTCACGCACAATCGCTAGGCCAAGGCCTGTGCCCGGCTTACCCGTGTCCAATCGTGCGCCCCGATCAAAGATGCGGGTGCGCTCTTCTTCTGGAATACCTGCGCCATCATCTTCGACCCAGATACGGCACAAAGGACCGCTGGGTTCACCTTCGACGGAATCGACATCAAGCGTCACGAAAACGCTGCCGCCGCCATATTTGGCCGCGTTCTCGATCAAGTTGCCAAGTATCTCATCCAGATCCTGACGCTCAATCGCAACCATTGCGTCTTTGCTTCCTGCAATGTCCAATCGACCGCTCGGATACAGCCGTTCGACCGCCCGCCGCACGGCTTCTGCGCTTTGACGGACATCAGTGTGCGCTTGGCCCACGGCTCTGCGTCCGACGGCACGCGCCCTTGCGAGGTGGTGATCCACGTGGCGCTGCATCGTGCGGGTTTCGCGAAAGACCGCTTCGTTAAGGTCGGACGCCCGCGCCGTCGCCGCATTGGTCAAAACCGTAAGCGGTGTCTTCAACGCATGGGCAAGGTTGCCCGCATGGGTGCGCGCTTCCTCAGCCTGACGCTCGGTGTGTTCAAGCAGCGCGTTGACCTCTTCGACCAACGGTTCGACTTCTGCAGGCAAAGGATCGGTGATCCGGTTTTCGCCCGTCGTGCGCAATTTTTGGATTGCGGCGCGAACTCTGCGCAGGGGCGAAAGACCCAGTCGGATCTGCATCAGGGTCATGACAAAAAGGCCAAGCCCCAAGACGACAAAGCTCCAGATTAGGATCGACCGGACTTGCTGGATTTGCTCATCCATAGGATCCGTCGCCATCGCAACGGCGAAAGTCCACTGCGTCTCGCTGCCCGGCAGAATAACCGTGCGTTCGGCAAGGCGCAGATTTTCGCCTTCGAATTGATCGGAGTTGTAGAAGTGAACCCCGCTGTCGAAATGCCCGACCTCATCGCTTGCACCTCTAAGGTCCAAGGTGCGATCCCAAAGGCTGCGCGATGGCCAAGGATCAAAACCGGTGCCGCTGATTTGCCAATACACCCCGCTATTGGGCTCAAGATAGCGTTGATCGCCCAAACTGCGTTCAAACCAGACCGCCCCGAATGAATCGACCTCCGCCGACGTGATCATCGCGGTCAATTGGTATTGGAGTTGATCATCAAAGTTCTCTTTGACTTGCGAGGTCAAAGTGCGTTCGAGCGCGATGCCGCCGCCCAAAAGCAAAACGATAATCCATCCCGCTGCGATAAAGCCCATGCGCCGGGCAAGGCTCGCTCGAGAGGTGGGCGCGGATGCAGCTCCGCCCGACACCGCACTTTCGCCAACGGAGCCGTCATCAATGGCGTTCTGATCAATATCAGGCACAACACCGGGTTCAGGCGCGTCTACCGCGCCCGCTCCGTGATTGGACCCTTCGCGGTCGCGCGCGCCTTTAGTTGGCTCTTGGCGCGTCTGCGGGGTCGTCGAGGCTGTAACCGAGGCCACGGATCGTAGTGATTACCTCTGCACCAAGTTTCTTACGAATGCGGGTGACGAAAACTTCGATCGTGTTGGAATCACGGTCAAAATCTTGGTCATAAATGTGTTCGATCAACTCAGTCCGGCTCACCACTTTCCCTTTGTGGTGCATCAGATAGCTGAGCAATTTGTATTCCTGCGCGGTCAATTTGACCGGTTCACCATCCAACGTCACGCGGCCAGAACGCGTGTCCAGCCGGACATTGCCTGCGGTCAGCTCGCTCGATGTGTTGCCCGATGCCCGACGGATCAGAGCGCGCAGCCGCGCAATAAGCTCTTCGGTTTGGAACGGTTTGGCGAGATAATCGTCCGCGCCTGCATCCAAACCGGCAACTTTATCGGACCAGCTATCCCGCGCGGTTAGGACGAGCACAGGGAAATCACGCCCCTCTTTGCGCCACATGCCTAGGACCGACAGACCATCTATCTCGGGAAGGCCGAGGTCGAGGATACAAGCGTCGTAATCCTCCGTACTGCCCAAAAAGTGGCCATCTTCACCATCCGTCGACAGATCTACGGCATAACCGGTCTGTTCGAGGGTTGATTTCAATTGCTGGCCGAGAGTGGGTTCGTCTTCGACGATCAGAATGCGCATAATCCACCATTTTTCTGTAAATTCTTGGCCTGTTGACTGCGCGTTTGCAGTGCTCTCGTCAAGCGAGTGGCACGTTGCATCGCACGCTTAGTCCCCCGGCGAATGTTTAAGATTGTCAAACGATACCCTAATTCGCGCGGCTGATAATGCGGCCGGTGCGCGCGTCGACATCAATATAGGTCACACGCCCTTCGCGAATGAATTTGAGCCGGTAGGCGCGCGCCGTGCTGTCGTAGGACGGCCCCAGATACTCGCTCCCGCGCATTTGCGGCAGGATGCGGCGTTCGATCTCTCGCAAGGACAATTGATTGCCGGCCCGCATCTCACGGCGGGCATCGCCTTGATCGCTGCGCGATTGGTCTTGATTGCTGGCGCCATCCGCGGCCAATGCGGATGCCGATCCCGCAGACACAGCACCAAGGCCGATTAGGACGGCAGAGGCGGCCATTCCGGCCAAAAGAGAGCGTTTGCGTGACATCGTATTATCATGCCTACACACAGCGCCTTGAACAAGCTGTGAATAATGATCGGGTTTGCTGTTAAGTTATGACGATGTCGGTTCGCCATTCGCGTTCGTCATCTCATATTTGATGGTGATGCTAACACCTGTGCTGACTTGGCCAGGTTGCACAGGCGCCGAGGCAGAAACATCCAGAGCCACGCTGCGCGCCTCCATTTGTGGAACAGCGCTCCGGCCTTGGATTGCCTCGCTAATTGAAAGCACCCTCACCCCGTCATAGCCGACCATCTCGGCGTAACTTTGCGCCCTTTGTTCGGCGCGTTCAACCGCGCGAGCACGCGCCAAATCCTTGGCCGCTTCGTCGTCTTCGATGCTGAAACTGGGTCCCGACAAATTGGTCGCGCCCGCCGACACCAATGCATCCAAAGCCGCGCCCGTCGCATCAACATCGCGCAATTTCACGCTCACACGGTTTGAAACCTGATACCCACGAAACACTTGTCGTTGGTTTGCGCGGTCATAATCATATTGCGCGTTCAAACTGATGCCGGTGGTTTGGATATCCTCGTCCGCCACGCCCAGCGCCAAAATTTGATCAATCACCCGGCGCATTTCTACCGAATTCTGCCGCATCGCTTCAACGGCTGTGGGCGCCTGTGTCGAAACCCCCGCGCCAATTGTCACCAGATCGGGTTCGGCCGTGACGGTTTCATACACCGACAATTCAATCACGGGACCTTCCGCCGCGATCTCCACCGTCGTTGCATGGGCAGGAAAGGCGGCGATGCCGGTCGATGCTAGCAAGGCGGCGCAAAGGGCAAATGGGGCGGATTTGATCATATTGTGTTCCTCTTAGTTGCGATGCCTTTGCATGGGCGCGGATGACGGATGACTGAATATATCGATTTCAAGATGTATCGCTTACCCCAATCCCTCGCTAGACCCGCATTTCATACTTTGGGGAAAGAACACCATGATCCGCACCATTGCAGCCGCCGTTGCGCTTTGCCTTGTCGGCTCGATTTCGACCGCCGCGCCCTCTTTTGCGCAAACAACGATGGAACACGTGCCGGATCGCCCAACGGGCGAAGGCGAAGGGCCATACGAAACACTCCTTATACGCGGCGCGACAATGATCGACGGCACCGGCGCCCCACCCGAAGGGCCGGTGGACATTATCATTCGTGGCAACCGCATCGCGGGGATCGTGCGCGGCGGCGGATCGACCATCGCCGCAGATCACGTTGTCGAAGCGGATGGTATGTATGTGATGCCGGGTTTCGTAGATACACACGGCCATAATGGCGACCCAGGCAAAGCGCCCCAGCCATCTTATGGCTATAAATTGTGGCTAGCACATGGGGTCACATCGGTGCGCGGTGTCCCATTCTACTTTCTTCCTGATGCGCGCGGCGTGTCGGATGCCGCCCGCAGCGCGGCCAACACAATCACCGCCCCGCGTCTATTCCCCTATGCCGTGTTCGGAACGGGCGATTTCACGCCAACCGATGCGGGCGCGCGCGCATGGGTGCGCGAGGCAAAAGCGCGCGGCTTTGTCGGGGTGAAATTCTTCAATTTCGCCCCGCCCGAATTGGTAAGAGCCGGTCTTGATGAAGCGGAAAAGATCGGCATGGGCACCGTCGCCCATTTGGGGCAACGCGGCGTAGCCGGGATGAACGCGGCGCAGGCGGCAAAATCCGGTCTGCAATCCATCACCCACTTTTATGGACACTTTGAAAGTTTATTGCGCGACGGCACTGTTCCCCAATACCCGCCCGACTACAAT comes from the Erythrobacter sp. Alg231-14 genome and includes:
- a CDS encoding YbaB/EbfC family nucleoid-associated protein; translation: MKSMEEMMQAAQQAAETIQNQMNDMQVKLDSIEVEGTAGGGLVKVRATAKGRILGVSIDDSLMKPDEKHMVEDLVTAAFNDARDKSDRVSEEQMKEMQGGMGLPAGFNLPGMG
- a CDS encoding DNA polymerase III subunit gamma/tau, which codes for MTDSDPNLPEDEAENTPSAAELEAAGQNSMFGDAPPAEPAAQPSPESRGEPMTGGAPAQSPEVNQPYRVLARKYRPQTFSELIGQEPMVRTLGNAIERDRLAHAFLMTGVRGVGKTSTARLIAKALNCVGPDGTGGPTIDPCGQCEPCRAIAEGRHIDVIEMDAASHTGVDDVREIIEQVRYAAVSARYKIYIIDEVHMLSRNAFNALLKTLEEPPAHVKFLFATTEVEKLPVTVLSRTQRFDLRRIPAAMLAQHFGKVCSLEGVEAEEEALRIIAASAEGSVRDGLSILDQAIAHADMDADGNVSAERVRDMLGLADKSAQRRLLGAVMAGDAKALLDGIEEQYALGVEPLALMRALMDLVHRITIAQVSGGEPDAPSEDERAALAEFASKLSTPQLHRLWQLLLKGHDEVRQAPDPLVSLQMALLRVLHASDMPDPGKLAKRIEELAQAGPAPSMDGAGPAAETQTGQSSGAASSGAAVDWVELVDRVDNAGQLRVAQMMRDRVRVIELSSERLIFEQADDYSDDPIPDIRDALFKLTGKRWLVERGSGDAQPSLREASDAEAKAAEERIRSNPMVKAAFEAFHDAELVEPQKNVARAAAGGKWN
- a CDS encoding NADH dehydrogenase ubiquinone Fe-S protein 4, whose product is MSARIYQQPKSAMQSGKAKVDTWVLEFEQSEARRPDPLMGWTGSGDTQAQVKLTFPDKDAAKAYAEKHGISARVHATPAKTLKLQAYADNFK
- the hrpB gene encoding ATP-dependent helicase HrpB, with translation MSPDLPIYAVLPALRDALSRAGAVGGSAVLIAPPGAGKTTAVAPDLLNEAWCTGQIILTSPRRVAARAAAERMAEMLGERPGETIGYMTRLDSKSSAKTRVLVVTEAILVNRLIDDPELPGVSAILFDEAHERHLDSDLGLALALESRDVLREDLRILVMSATIDGGRFADLLGDDAPTIESEGRSFPLTIKWFGANPTQRVEEQVAAAVMAAWRDEKGDILAFLPGVGEIERTRERLEAKLPDTPIMPLHGQVDPAGQRAAIRRDDRGRRRIVLASAIAETSLTLDGVAVVVDSGLARFAEHDRAAGTTHLVTQRASQAAAAQRAGRAARQEPGIAYRLWEEGGHLGRPDFAPPEIETADLSALLLKLAKWGESDPQALRWLDPPPNASVEAARSNLVALNALNPDGQITEWGVAMASMPMAPTHAAAVIHGARSGCGEDAARLVMLLQERGLGGRGEDLAQRLSRWHGDPSRRAKSAARIAKGWTQSAANLSLAISGNAIGNDLEPAECLALARPDFVAKRRDPQGAQWISAGGRGFQLDPASPLARAEWIVIGDAQGQAKGARITAAIELSAPQVERLFAEQLQERSTARWNPEKKRVEARRERRLGAITLKSGPDPQPDPDLYVGILVENLLDNLGEYMPPGFLERVAFAEIGELSEENLRAQSSIWLEPLLAGRRDLELGPGRLSDAALSLLDWETRQWLDAAAPIQFTSAAQTQHRIDYSGDDAPSVEVRVQALFGLDEHPMVGRGQGATPLLLKLTSPAGRPIQSTRDLPGFWRGSWADVAKDMKGRYPKHRWPEQPWTEKPSLKTKNAFNRT
- a CDS encoding polyprenyl synthetase family protein; the protein is MSAEVVPLPRKQPTLDPMLALTANGMNSVNAVILDRMQSEIPLIPRLAGHLISGGGKRLRPMLTLAGAELVGYQGTRHHKLAAAVEFIHTATLLHDDVVDGSELRRGKAAANIIFGNPATVLVGDFLFSRAFELMTEDGSLKVLKILSHASAVIAEGEVSQLTAQRQIETSEERYLHIIGAKTAALFAAASQISAVVAECSEEQERALEDFGRNLGVAFQLVDDAIDYDSDAAEMGKDQGDDFREGKMTLPVILAHARGDETERKFWKDAILGHRSSDEDLAHAISLIEKHNALEDTRDRARHFVNRAIDAISIFPDGKARAAMTEAAQFAVARGY
- a CDS encoding chorismate mutase; this encodes MPHETQSQSSSSASSDGEDQMLATFRKSIDNIDAAIIHMLAERFRITQAVGEYKAKVTLPPADPEREKRQIERLRALSEAADLDPEFSEKFLRFIIDEVIRHHEKARSK
- a CDS encoding sensor histidine kinase, translating into MGFIAAGWIIVLLLGGGIALERTLTSQVKENFDDQLQYQLTAMITSAEVDSFGAVWFERSLGDQRYLEPNSGVYWQISGTGFDPWPSRSLWDRTLDLRGASDEVGHFDSGVHFYNSDQFEGENLRLAERTVILPGSETQWTFAVAMATDPMDEQIQQVRSILIWSFVVLGLGLFVMTLMQIRLGLSPLRRVRAAIQKLRTTGENRITDPLPAEVEPLVEEVNALLEHTERQAEEARTHAGNLAHALKTPLTVLTNAATARASDLNEAVFRETRTMQRHVDHHLARARAVGRRAVGQAHTDVRQSAEAVRRAVERLYPSGRLDIAGSKDAMVAIERQDLDEILGNLIENAAKYGGGSVFVTLDVDSVEGEPSGPLCRIWVEDDGAGIPEEERTRIFDRGARLDTGKPGTGLGLAIVRDVAEIYGGSVTLGESEDLGGLLVELRLPRA
- a CDS encoding response regulator; this encodes MRILIVEDEPTLGQQLKSTLEQTGYAVDLSTDGEDGHFLGSTEDYDACILDLGLPEIDGLSVLGMWRKEGRDFPVLVLTARDSWSDKVAGLDAGADDYLAKPFQTEELIARLRALIRRASGNTSSELTAGNVRLDTRSGRVTLDGEPVKLTAQEYKLLSYLMHHKGKVVSRTELIEHIYDQDFDRDSNTIEVFVTRIRKKLGAEVITTIRGLGYSLDDPADAPRAN
- a CDS encoding PepSY domain-containing protein, whose protein sequence is MSRKRSLLAGMAASAVLIGLGAVSAGSASALAADGASNQDQSRSDQGDARREMRAGNQLSLREIERRILPQMRGSEYLGPSYDSTARAYRLKFIREGRVTYIDVDARTGRIISRAN
- a CDS encoding SIMPL domain-containing protein translates to MIKSAPFALCAALLASTGIAAFPAHATTVEIAAEGPVIELSVYETVTAEPDLVTIGAGVSTQAPTAVEAMRQNSVEMRRVIDQILALGVADEDIQTTGISLNAQYDYDRANQRQVFRGYQVSNRVSVKLRDVDATGAALDALVSAGATNLSGPSFSIEDDEAAKDLARARAVERAEQRAQSYAEMVGYDGVRVLSISEAIQGRSAVPQMEARSVALDVSASAPVQPGQVSTGVSITIKYEMTNANGEPTSS